GGGACCAGGGCGTACTGTGATTTCATTGAGAAACACGGTCCTGACTGCATTGGCAAAAATTTGGCAAAAGTTGCCAAGTTTTATCCCATTGAGTGGAATGATGAAGACAAGAGCAAGTATCTCATTGACATATTCTCATCAACTCGAGATTGTAGTGCGGCTCTTAATGCTTGTGGAATAAGATGGCCAAGAAATGAGTCTGAAGATGACATGTGTCAGGAGCTGAAAACACTAAAAGAAATGATGGAAAGAGCGAACATAGATAACAACAAAAGGAAGGCGGCGCTGAAACTTCAAGGAGCCGAGGGTAGAGCTGCGGCCAACAAGATCAGGGAATACATATGGAACTGTGATATTGACTATCCAAATGATCTTGTCAGGCTCGTGAGGAACCTATGGAAGCATTTCTCCACGTACCCTCACTACATTAAGGTAACTAATTCTCCATCTAGCTTGCATGCCAAACAAGGTGTTAATATTGATTAACCATTTGGTTAACTGCAGACGCACCTTGGGGGTAGCCAAAGTGCTGTTTTGCGCAAGTTCGAGCAGTGGTGCCCTGATGCCTGGACGTTGATCTACAACACCGTGGGCCAACCATGTACGTTGTCTTTCCTGTTTAGATTTAAACTCCTTTCTCTCGTCATGTATGTTTTTATTTTTCATTGTGCTCATGGATTTCGAGTCGCTCCGCTAGTCGCGGCCTTGTCGTCGCGGCGTGCACAATAACTAATATAATGTTTTTACTTCCACTGCACACTAACTGAGATACTGTTTCACAGAGATCTACTTGATATCTTGGACAAGATGATTAGACGTAAGATGTGTCCGAAAGACCTTACAGTTGACAACCTATATCTGAAGACTGTGAATGGTCAACCTCAACTTAAAGTATTCTTCGATGATGGTAATTTCTTTTTTGCACTCTCCTAAGATAGTGCGTCTCTAAAATCTATACAAACACTATAATTTTATtctacaaataaaaaaatattgggtTATGTTGTGCAAAATTTTGTTTTGTGGAGGTTATTTATAAGCATATTTTAATTTAGATATAATGTTGCATATTTGCTTACACGAAAATGTGCATATGTTCGTAGGACCATCTGAATCAGATAGGATTTTCTTTTGGAAAAAGAAGACATTTTTAAGTTCCGGAAATATAGGAAAATTGATCTTGCATGTAGATGGTGAATACAAGTATGTGCACCCAAAATTTTAAAACTTCAACATTAACATATGTGACCTTTATGTTTTTTTATAGGTTGCATACAAAATTATCCGCTAAGACTGTTTCTTAATATCAACTTGTTATTGTCTGATTTAATTTATCGCTCCTGGCCACATCTGTCTGATTCACCAACTCCCCTAATTCGCAGTTGAGGATCTCAGGGGTAAGGCTCAAACGTATATGGAAAAACTATATGTGAAACTATGTGCGGAGATAAAGAAAATTATGACAGCCGACGTTTTGATACAAATGCACACAGGGACCAGGGCGTACTGTGATTTCATTGAGAAACACGGTCCTGACTGCATTGGCAAAAATTTGGCAAAAGTTGCCAAGTTTTATCCCATTGAGTGGAATGATGAAGACAAGAGCAAGTATCTCATTGACATATTCTCATCAACTCGAGATTGTAGTGCGGCTCTTAATGCTTGTGGAATAAGATGGCCAAGAAATGAGTCTGAAGATGACATGTGTCAGGAGCTGAAAACACTAAAAGAAATGATGGAAAGAGCGAACATAGATAACAACAAAAGGAAGGCGGCGCTGAAACTTCAAGGAGCCGAGGGTAGAGCTGCGGCCAACAAGATCAGGGAATACATATGGAACTGTGATATTGACTATCCAAATGATCTTGTCAGGCTC
The Triticum urartu cultivar G1812 unplaced genomic scaffold, Tu2.1 TuUngrouped_contig_5358, whole genome shotgun sequence DNA segment above includes these coding regions:
- the LOC125529123 gene encoding uncharacterized protein LOC125529123, whose amino-acid sequence is MSTWRHPNVVVLQNIYKVHPDYRLIISTSSFDGTLNGWLKHGEKNKIEENRILNMDGKFTPVFSRITLDLLDILDKMIRRKMCPKDLTVDNLYLKTVNGQPQLKVFLDDVEDLRGKAQTYMEKLYVKLCAEIKKIMTADVLIQMHTGTRAYCDFIEKHGPDCIGKNLAKVAKFYPIEWNDEDKSKYLIDIFSSTRDCSAALNACGIRWPRNESEDDMCQELKTLKEMMERANIDNNKRKAALKLQGAEGRAAANKIREYIWNCDIDYPNDLVRLVRNLWKHFSTYPHYIKTHLGGSQSAVLRKFEQWCPDAWTLIYNTVGQPCTLSFLFRFKLLSLVMYVFIFHCAHGFRVAPLVAALSSRRAQ
- the LOC125529124 gene encoding uncharacterized protein LOC125529124, with protein sequence MIRRKMCPKDLTVDNLYLKTVNGQPQLKVFFDDVEDLRGTRAYCDFIEKHGPDCIGKNLAKVAKFYPIEWNDEDKSKYLIDIFSSTRDCSAALNACGIRWPRNESEDDMCQELKTLKEMMERANIDNNKRKAALKLQGAEGRAAANKIREYIWNCDIDYPNDLVRLVRNLWKHFSTYPHYIKVTNSPSSLHAKQGVNID